From Etheostoma spectabile isolate EspeVRDwgs_2016 chromosome 19, UIUC_Espe_1.0, whole genome shotgun sequence, the proteins below share one genomic window:
- the emc4 gene encoding ER membrane protein complex subunit 4, which yields MNLFIMYMSGNTISIFPIMMVCMMAWRPIQALMSMSATFKLLESSSQQWLQGLVYLVGNLLGSALAIYKCQSMGLLPTHSSDWLAFIGPPQRMEIMGGGMVL from the exons ATGAACCTGTTCATCATGTACATGTCGGGCAACACCATCTCCATCTTCCCCATCATGATGGTCTGCATGATGGCCTGGAGGCCCATACAGGCGCTCATGTCCATGTCTGCCA CCTTCAAGCTGTTGGAAAGCTCCAGTCAGCAGTGGCTCCAGGGTCTGGTCTACCTGGTCGGCAACCTGCTGGGCTCGGCGTTGGCCATCTACAAGTGTCAGTCAATGGGACTGCTTCCAACGCActcttctgattggctggcttTCATAGGACCGCCTCAG AGGATGGAGATCATGGGTGGAGGGATGGTGTTGTGA
- the lpcat4 gene encoding lysophospholipid acyltransferase LPCAT4 — protein MERNECHSATHEYPHPFLCQVKLTRAQRIRGIILGSILFPLRVTLAALLFIIMWPFARLRFAGLSDEERSRPVKGWRLWLLHPILWWLSRAAFMILGFLRIRVKGRRADLKEAPVLVVAPHSSFLDMLVLLPTQLATVVSRSENASLPVIGALLEFNQAVLVSRKDPESRKKAVTQVTERLTSNGYWPQMLMFAEGTTTNGSALIKFKPGAFLPGVPVQPVLLRYPNKLNTVGWSYKGTTWLEALWHTTSQFYTNSTVEFLPVYKPSLEEKNDPNLYADNVQKLMAKALGVPATDYVMEGRVPVNKIGGLSLPLESPAWETLSLLHRNGLGAHEVEAALGRMMDRCQSGTQGSKASAEELASILGLTDRPTAVTICGLYSKDEIVDLRQIYLTLAAVSGFVSFESLLHTGFTLFDREGRGSLSAEELADLMGALLGFPQLYSAELYTQASSQGRLTEENLIRVLTTHPTYQRVVNECMQPVEALASMAHGKAVNNNRNMRNGNGSLYKNKKFE, from the exons ATGGAGAGGAACGAATGTCACTCAGCAACGCACGAGTATCCACATCCGTTTCTATGCCAGGTGAAGCTGACCAGAGCGCAGAGGATCAGG GGCATCATCCTGGGCAGCATCCTCTTCCCTCTCCGCGTCACCCTGGCGGCTCTCTTATTCATCATTATGTGGCCTTTTGCCCGGCTGCGTTTCGCCGGCCTGTCTGATGAGGAACGCTCTCGCCCTGTCAAGGGCTGGAGGCTGTGGCTCCTTCACCCGATCCTCTGGTGGCTGAGCCGAGCTGCCTTCATGATCCTGGGATTCCTGCGGATAAGGGTCAAAGGTCGCAGGGCGGACCTGAAGGAGGCGCCGGTGCTGGTGGTGGCGCCTCACAGCAGCTTTCTGGACATGCTGGTTCTGCTTCCAACCCAGCTGGCAACGGTGGTGTCACGGTCGGAGAACGCCAGCCTGCCGGTCATAGGAG CCCTGTTGGAGTTCAACCAGGCTGTACTGGTGAGCAGAAAGGATCCAGAATCGAGGAAAAAGGCAGTCACACAGGTCACAGAGAGGCTGACCTCTAATGGCTACTGGCCTCAG ATGCTGATGTTTGCTGAAGGCACCACAACTAACGGCAGTGCTCTTATCAAATTTAAACCTG GCGCCTTCCTCCCCGGAGTCCCGGTCCAACCTGTTCTCTTGCGTTACCCCAACAAGCTG AATACTGTCGGCTGGTCGTACAAAGGAACAACCTG GCTTGAGGCACTGTGGCACACGACTTCTCAGTTCTACACCAACAGTACCGTTGAG TTCCTGCCAGTTTACAAGCCTTCCCTGGAGGAGAAGAATGACCCCAACCTATACGCAGACAATGTTCAGAAACTCATGGCCAA GGCCCTCGGAGTGCCAGCTACAGATTATGTGATGGAGGGTCGAGTTCCTGTCAACAAGATTGGTGGTCTCTCTTTGCCGCTGGAGTCGCCCGCCTGGGAAACGCTCTCGCTGTTGCACAGAAACGG tctggGAGCACATGAAGTGGAAGCAGCACTGGGCAGAATGATGGACAGGTGTCAGTCAGGAACTCAAGGCTCAAAGGCCAGTGCAGAGGAGCTCGCCTCCATCCTCGGGCTGACAGACAGGCCGACAGCCGTCACCATCTGTGGTCTCTACTCCAAG gATGAAATTGTGGACCTGAGGCAGATCTATTTGACTCTCGCCGCTGTGTCAGGATTTGTCAGCTTCGAGTCACTGCTTCACACTGGTTTCACT CTGTTTGACAGAGAGGGCAGAGGCAGTCTGAGTGCAGAGGAGCTGGCAGACCTCATGGGGGCGCTGCTAGGGTTTCCTCAGCTGTACTCTGCTGAGCTTTACACACAGGCCTCCAGTCAAGGCCGGCTTACTGAAG AAAACCTGATTCGAGTGCTGACGACCCACCCGACCTATCAGAGAGTGGTGAACGAGTGCATGCAGCCCGTGGAGGCGCTGGCCTCCATGGCCCACGGGAAGGCtgtaaacaacaacagaaacatgCGCAATGGCAACGGATCcctctacaaaaacaaaaagtttgaATAG
- the LOC116706937 gene encoding uncharacterized protein LOC116706937, whose protein sequence is MEPMFSLPEIFLRDREEPASTQSGSLNFSNFSSHYHQLVPAPQEEPDIQRLSEPSFQTSRGGQFCPPEPYLVTGESVLLSSPPVVDMLQRRANPDHRADTLYWTQSDANQQFVHHLIPSPVQPQAHDCPSSFSVLPGVCPSHHNLQTLTPDARFQPGFPPLLPEVIVTPGCSSCFLVPISSPSECCCSACSPRHSWHLLPEVHPSWCSCPQAVSVHQLCSPDRVSRRTAQQVSMWAISETEQTEEQNKSEGEEQESDPPNFQMQEKQG, encoded by the exons ATGGAGCCAATGTTTTCTCTGCCTGAGATCTTCCTACGTGACAGAGAAGAGCCTGCTTCTACTCAGTCAGGATCCCTGAACTTTTCTAATTTTTCCTCACATTACCACCAACTGGTTCCTGCTCCCCAAGAGGAGCCAGACATCCAGAGGCTGTCAGAACCCTCATTTCAGACAAGCCGAGGTGGACAGTTTTGTCCGCCGGAACCTTATCTCGTGACTGGTGAATCAGTGTTGCTGAGCAGTCCTCCAGTTGTAGACATGCTCCAGAGGAGAGCCAACCCCGACCACAGAGCAGACACTCTGTATTGGACACAAAGCGACGCAAACCAGCAATTTGTGCATCATCTGATCCCAAGCCCCGTCCAACCCCAAGCTCATGACTGCCCCTCTTCCTTCAGTGTCCTGCCTGGTGTTTGTCCCTCTCACCACAACCTCCAGACTTTAACCCCTGATGCCAGGTTCCAACCTGGATTTCCACCACTTTTACCGGAGGTCATAGTCACCCCTGGTTGTAGTTCCTGTTTTTTGGTGCCTATCAGCAGCCCGTCAGAGTGCTGCTGCAGCGCATGTTCACCTCGTCATTCTTGGCACCTCCTGCCTGAGGTTCATCCCAGCTGGTGCTCGTGTCCACAGGCGGTGTCCGTCCATCAGCTCTGCAGTCCAGACCG GGTCTCGAGGAGAACGGCTCAGCAGGTCAGCATGTGGGCGATATCGGAGACAGAGCAGACTGAAGAGCAGAACAAGTCagaa GGAGAAGAGCAGGAAAGTGATCCACCAAATTTTCAAATGCAAGAAAAACAAGGATAA